GATATATCACCGTGGCGCTGGTGGGGTTGCGCTTGTTGGCGCGCGTCATCAATCCTGATTTGGTTCCCCCAGAATGGCTGATGTTGAGTCTCATCGCGGCGCTGTTTGTCTGGGGTTTCTCGAAGCGCACGGTTAGCCCTTTAGAAGAAGAATTGCGCGAGTCCCAAAAAACAGCCGATTAAGCCGATTTTCAATCCCGTACCCAGTTTGGGTACGGGAAGCGCTAAAACTTACTCATAAATCCAAGGGGTTAAACTGGACTTCCAACTCGCCAGTTCTTCCTCTTTGAACCACAGGCTAATTTCCCGTTGGGCTGTTTCGACTGCATCTGAACCGTGAATAATATTGCGACCGATACTAATGCCAAAATCGCCGCGAATGGTTCCCGGTTCGGCCGTCAGAGGGTTGGTGACACCGATGATTTTACGGGCAGAAGCGACTACGCCGTCTCCTTCCCACACCATTGCGACGACGGGGCCAGAGGTAATAAACTCAACCAAACCTTTAAAGAAGGGTTTTTCTTTATGCACGTCATAGTGCTGTTCTGCTAACTCGCGGCTGACGTTCAGCAACTTTAACCCAACGAGGGTAAAGCCTTTTTTCTCAAAGCGGCTGATGATGTCACCGACTAAATTGCGCTGAACTCCATCCGGTTTGATCGCGATAAATGTGCGTTCCATTGCTACTTCCTTCGTGCTGGATGACGAGATCCTGGGGTTAAATAACTCAAAACCCAATTATTGTAAGCTATGTGGGATCGTTCGCGATCTAGGTGATGCAGGCGACAGACAATTGACCCCGCAAGGCGATACACTCAGCCAAACTCTTTACTCGGCGTCTGAGGCGATCGCGCTCCTATGGAGAAGTCAGGACAATTGACTTCTGGAAGAGGATGAGAACTAGACAGAAGAATTGCTAAACTGTCAATTCGAGGAATGTTACGGGAGGTCAAGAGCCATAATGCGGGCTGAGGGAGAAATCGCAGGAGCGATCGATAAAGCGCGAGGTGCGTCTGGGAACGGAGAAACCGCCTTAGCAAGAGCAAAAGCAACCCATTGGACGATTGAGGATAGCGAAGAACTTTATCGGATCAATGGTTGGGGCGATCCTTATTTTTCGATTAATGCCGCCGGACATGTGACGGTTTCGCCAAGGGGCGATCGCGGTGGCTCTCTGAGTTTATACGAGTTGGTAGACGCGCTCAAACAGCGAAATCTCAACTTACCCCTGCTGCTGCGCTTTCCAGATATCTTGGAAGACCGGATCGAACGCTTAAATGCTTGTTTTGCGAAAGCGATCGCCCGTTACAACTATCCGGGCTATTATCGCGGCGTGTATCCGGTAAAATGCAATCAACATCGCCATCTGTTAGAAGATTTGGTGCGTTTCGGTCAACCGCATCAGTTTGGCTTAGAAGCCGGATCGAAACCGGAATTATTGATTGCGTTAGCCAGCCTCAACACTCCCAACGCGCTGTTAATCTGCAATGGCTATAAAGACCGAGAATATATCGAAACGGCAATTTTAGCCCGTCGCTTGGGTAAAATTCCGATTATTGTGATCGAACAGCTAGAAGAAGTGCAACTGGTGATTGAAGCCAGTCGCAAGCTGGGGGTAGAACCCATTGTTGGCGTTCGGGCTAAGTTAAGTACCAAAGGGGTAGGACGCTGGGGCGGATCGACGGGCGATCGCGCTAAATTTGGGTTAACGGTTCCTGAAATTCTCCAAGCCGTTGATGAATTGCGCGAAGCTGAGTTGCTGTCTTCTCTGCAACTGTTGCATTTCCACATTGGATCGCAAATTTCCGCCATTGGTGCCATCAAAGATGCGATCCGCGAGGCCAGTCAAATTTATGTCGAACTGGCGAAACTGGGCGCAAACATGAATTACCTCGATGTCGGCGGCGGTTTAGGGGTAGACTACGATGGCTCAAAAACCAACTTCTACGCCTCGAAAAACTACAATATGCAAAACTATGCCAATGATATTGTGGCCGAGGTTAAAGAGGCTTGTACCGAGCGCAATTTACCCGTTCCGACTCTAGTGAGTGAAAGCGGGAGAGCGATCGCCTCTCACCAAGCTGTGTTAGTCTTTGATGTCCTCAGTTGTAGCGATGTCCCCACCGGAGCGGAAGAACCCGCCAGCGAAGGCGAACATCTGATTATCCGCAACTTGTGGGAAACCTGCCAATCGATTAGCGTGGAAAACTATCAAGAAGCCTTCCACGACGCCACGCAGTTCAAGGATGAAGCCATTAGTTTATTTAACTTTGGCTATGTTAGCTTAACCCAACGCGCCAAAGCCGAACGGTTATATTGGGCTTGTTGCGAAAAGATTTTAGCGATCGCGCGTCAACAAGAATACGTCCCCGATGACTTAGAAGACCTAGAAAAGATTATGGCGTCTATCTACTACGTCAATCTTTCTGTGTTTCAATCTGCACCGGATAGTTGGGCGATCGATCAACTCTTTCCCATTATGCCCATTCATCGTCTCAATGAGGAACCCACCTGTCGCGCCACCCTCGCCGATCTCACCTGCGATAGCGATGGTAAGATTGACCAATTTATTGACTTGCGCGGCGAAATTAAATCGGTTCTAGAACTGCACCCCTTTAAACAGGGAGAACCCTACTATCTTGCTATATTCCTCAGTGGGGCCTACCAGGAAATTATGGGCAGCTTGCATAACCTATTTGGCGATACCAATGCAGTCCATATCAAAATGACGCCGACAGGCTACCAAATTGAACACGTAGTTAAAGGCGATACGATGACGGAGGTATTATCCTACGTTCAGTATGATGCCGAAGATTTAATTGAAAGCGTCCGCAAGCAGTCGGAACAAGCTTTACAAGAAAAGCGGATCACCCTGCAAGAGTCGCGCCGCCTCATGCAAAACTACGAACAAAGTCTCAGACGCTATACCTATTTATCGTCTACTTAGGTACGAAAGGGTGGGCGTTCCCCCACCCTCTATCCTCTTTAGCGCACGGGATATTGTTGCTTTGAGTTAGCCTACTCCTTCCCCTGATAATGTCGCTTGAGCAGTTCGCGAGAATCTTCTATAGAGCAGTAATCTTCGCTAGAGTAATCAGGTTCGCATCGACGTTGAAAAGATTCATCCGACAGACGATCTACTTCAGTGCCTAAATCCCATACTTGATATCTAAGTGTCTCTAGACCACTGCAAAGATTGCAGGTACCACAAGTACAGTGTTGTTGAAGCAGGTGAATTTGCTCCAGCATTTTTGTTATCATAGGAGAGTTA
This Desertifilum tharense IPPAS B-1220 DNA region includes the following protein-coding sequences:
- the ndk gene encoding nucleoside-diphosphate kinase, which codes for MERTFIAIKPDGVQRNLVGDIISRFEKKGFTLVGLKLLNVSRELAEQHYDVHKEKPFFKGLVEFITSGPVVAMVWEGDGVVASARKIIGVTNPLTAEPGTIRGDFGISIGRNIIHGSDAVETAQREISLWFKEEELASWKSSLTPWIYE
- the speA gene encoding biosynthetic arginine decarboxylase is translated as MRAEGEIAGAIDKARGASGNGETALARAKATHWTIEDSEELYRINGWGDPYFSINAAGHVTVSPRGDRGGSLSLYELVDALKQRNLNLPLLLRFPDILEDRIERLNACFAKAIARYNYPGYYRGVYPVKCNQHRHLLEDLVRFGQPHQFGLEAGSKPELLIALASLNTPNALLICNGYKDREYIETAILARRLGKIPIIVIEQLEEVQLVIEASRKLGVEPIVGVRAKLSTKGVGRWGGSTGDRAKFGLTVPEILQAVDELREAELLSSLQLLHFHIGSQISAIGAIKDAIREASQIYVELAKLGANMNYLDVGGGLGVDYDGSKTNFYASKNYNMQNYANDIVAEVKEACTERNLPVPTLVSESGRAIASHQAVLVFDVLSCSDVPTGAEEPASEGEHLIIRNLWETCQSISVENYQEAFHDATQFKDEAISLFNFGYVSLTQRAKAERLYWACCEKILAIARQQEYVPDDLEDLEKIMASIYYVNLSVFQSAPDSWAIDQLFPIMPIHRLNEEPTCRATLADLTCDSDGKIDQFIDLRGEIKSVLELHPFKQGEPYYLAIFLSGAYQEIMGSLHNLFGDTNAVHIKMTPTGYQIEHVVKGDTMTEVLSYVQYDAEDLIESVRKQSEQALQEKRITLQESRRLMQNYEQSLRRYTYLSST